A section of the Flavobacterium sp. CG_23.5 genome encodes:
- the gldF gene encoding gliding motility-associated ABC transporter permease subunit GldF, with the protein MKSILLREIKSFFGSPIGYLVIAVFLISNGLFLWVFEGDYNILNTGFADLAPFFTLAPWILIFLIPAVTMRSFSDEKKQGTLELLLTKPLSIWEIVNGKFLGALLLIVMAIIPTFIYVIVISRLGMPEGNIDMGSTIGSYFGLLFLIAGYSAIGIFTSTLSENQIVAFIVAVFLCFFFYFGFEGLSAIVPTISSFISSLGMQDHFKSMSRGVLDTRDILYFLSITFFFLSLTVFNLKSFKS; encoded by the coding sequence ATGAAATCAATATTATTACGAGAAATAAAATCATTTTTTGGTTCGCCAATAGGTTACTTGGTCATTGCTGTTTTTTTAATAAGCAACGGACTTTTTCTTTGGGTTTTTGAAGGCGATTACAATATATTGAATACTGGTTTTGCTGATTTAGCACCTTTTTTTACTTTGGCACCGTGGATTTTAATTTTCTTGATTCCTGCGGTAACCATGCGCAGTTTTTCTGATGAAAAGAAACAGGGAACTTTGGAATTATTATTGACTAAACCATTAAGTATTTGGGAAATTGTAAACGGAAAATTTCTTGGGGCTCTACTATTAATTGTAATGGCGATTATTCCAACATTTATTTATGTAATAGTAATTTCCCGTTTAGGAATGCCTGAAGGCAACATTGATATGGGAAGTACGATTGGCTCTTATTTTGGTTTATTATTTTTAATTGCGGGCTATTCTGCCATCGGAATTTTTACTTCTACGCTGTCCGAAAATCAAATCGTTGCATTTATTGTGGCGGTGTTTTTGTGTTTCTTTTTCTATTTTGGATTCGAAGGTTTATCAGCTATTGTCCCAACTATTTCAAGTTTTATTTCATCCTTAGGAATGCAAGATCATTTTAAAAGCATGAGCCGCGGAGTTCTGGACACACGGGACATACTCTATTTTTTAAGTATCACGTTTTTCTTTCTTTCCTTGACTGTTTTTAATCTAAAATCTTTTAAATCGTAA
- the gldG gene encoding gliding motility-associated ABC transporter substrate-binding protein GldG, translated as MKIAKKNNIKSVLITIAVLLVLNVIGSFFFHRFDLTKDKRYTLSATSLNIIKQVQNPLYIKIYLQGDLPAEFKRLQQETTQLLEEFQAYNKNIVFEFVDPLENKDESMDNIKELYRKGLTPINITVDDKGKQSQAMVFPWAIAVYNNKEVNIPLLKNRMGASTTQKVIGSVQHLEYSIADALNKITKDKQKKVAVIKGNGELQDVLMAKFLMQVRESYHIGPFTLDSVAKNPIGSLDALEKYDLAIIAKPTETFSDAEKQVLDQFIINGGKTLWLVDQVAIEMDSLYNSSGSTLAYPRDLNLNDLFFKYGIRINPDLIKDERGSPIKLASGDQGSATQFQEFNWKFAPQVYPNSPHPIVKNLGGIKFDFANPIDTLKNGIKKTILLQSSQYSKIIGTPTEINLNSVTEETSPNDYLNKGNIPLSVLLEGSFHSMFENRVLPFDLKTFKVKGAANKMIVISDGDLIKNQLDKNSQPVELGYDQRSGNLYDNKDFLINCVNYLLDDKGLINIRSKDLDLPLLDKEKVYENYTVTQFITIGLPILILVLFGLLFTFLRKRKYSK; from the coding sequence ATGAAAATAGCCAAGAAAAATAATATAAAATCAGTTCTAATTACGATTGCTGTTTTATTGGTTCTGAATGTAATAGGAAGTTTCTTTTTTCATCGTTTTGATTTAACAAAAGATAAAAGATATACTCTTTCTGCCACTTCTTTAAACATTATTAAACAAGTACAAAATCCTTTGTATATAAAAATATATCTGCAAGGCGATTTACCGGCTGAATTCAAACGATTACAGCAAGAAACTACACAGTTATTGGAAGAATTTCAGGCCTATAATAAAAATATTGTTTTCGAATTCGTAGATCCATTGGAGAACAAAGACGAAAGCATGGATAACATTAAAGAGCTGTATCGAAAAGGATTAACTCCAATAAATATTACCGTTGATGACAAAGGAAAACAATCACAAGCGATGGTTTTTCCTTGGGCAATCGCAGTCTATAACAATAAAGAAGTCAATATCCCTTTATTGAAAAACAGAATGGGCGCTTCGACTACTCAAAAAGTGATTGGTTCCGTACAACATCTGGAATATTCTATTGCTGATGCTTTAAATAAAATCACGAAAGACAAGCAAAAAAAGGTGGCCGTAATTAAAGGAAACGGTGAACTTCAAGATGTATTAATGGCTAAATTTCTAATGCAAGTACGCGAAAGTTATCATATCGGACCATTCACATTGGATTCGGTTGCCAAAAATCCTATTGGGAGTTTAGACGCTTTAGAAAAATATGATTTGGCTATTATTGCTAAACCAACAGAAACTTTTTCGGATGCCGAAAAACAGGTTTTAGACCAATTTATTATCAACGGTGGAAAAACGTTGTGGCTTGTGGACCAAGTTGCCATAGAAATGGATAGTTTGTATAATTCCTCCGGTTCGACTTTGGCCTATCCGAGAGATTTGAATTTGAATGATTTATTTTTTAAATATGGAATCCGAATTAATCCTGATTTGATAAAAGACGAACGAGGAAGTCCGATAAAATTAGCTTCAGGTGATCAGGGAAGTGCTACTCAATTCCAAGAATTTAACTGGAAATTTGCACCTCAGGTTTATCCAAACAGTCCACATCCAATTGTGAAAAATTTAGGCGGAATCAAATTCGATTTTGCCAATCCTATCGATACGTTAAAAAACGGAATTAAGAAAACCATTTTGTTGCAGTCTTCTCAATATTCGAAAATAATAGGTACGCCAACTGAAATTAATTTGAATAGTGTCACCGAAGAAACTTCGCCGAATGATTATTTAAATAAAGGAAATATCCCACTTTCGGTTTTGTTGGAAGGATCGTTTCATTCGATGTTTGAAAACCGAGTTTTACCCTTTGATCTAAAAACATTTAAAGTTAAAGGAGCAGCAAACAAAATGATTGTTATTTCAGATGGAGATTTGATAAAAAACCAATTGGATAAAAACTCCCAACCGGTAGAATTAGGATACGATCAACGCTCTGGAAATTTGTACGATAATAAAGATTTTCTAATAAATTGTGTCAATTATCTCCTGGATGATAAAGGACTTATTAACATTCGAAGCAAAGATCTTGACTTGCCATTATTGGATAAAGAGAAAGTTTATGAAAACTATACTGTTACACAATTCATAACTATCGGGCTACCAATTCTTATTTTAGTGCTTTTTGGACTTCTATTTACTTTCCTTAGAAAAAGAAAATACAGCAAGTAG
- the dnaN gene encoding DNA polymerase III subunit beta encodes MKFIVSSSYLLKQLQVLGNVINSSNTLPILDNFLFDLDQNVLTVSASDLETTMSAALTIDSTSKGSVAVPAKLLLEILKTFPEQPLTFTVEENSTIEISSNSGKYALAYAPGDEFPKSVNLDDPSVTLVPADVLATAISKTIFAAGNDDLRPVMSGVFFQFSPQGLTFVATDAHKLVKYARTDVVASQVADFIMPKKPLTILKNILATSDAEVKIEYNDSNATFSFDNYILMCRLIDGKYPNYEAVIPKENPNKLMIDRSQFLSSVRRVAIFSNKTTHQIRLKIAGAELNVSAEDIDYSNKAEERLTCDYQGDDMQIGYNSRFLTEMLTNLQSDMIMLEMSLPNRAGILTPVDGLEEGETVTMLVMPVMLNS; translated from the coding sequence ATGAAATTTATAGTATCGAGTTCGTACTTATTGAAACAATTACAAGTTTTAGGTAACGTTATCAACAGTAGTAATACTTTACCTATTTTAGATAACTTTCTATTTGATTTAGATCAGAATGTATTGACAGTTTCTGCATCCGATTTAGAAACAACGATGTCAGCAGCATTAACTATAGATTCTACAAGCAAAGGAAGCGTTGCTGTTCCTGCAAAATTACTTTTGGAAATCCTAAAAACATTTCCTGAGCAGCCATTAACTTTTACAGTTGAAGAAAACAGTACGATTGAAATCAGTTCTAATTCGGGAAAATATGCTTTGGCCTACGCACCTGGCGATGAATTTCCTAAATCAGTAAACTTAGACGATCCTTCTGTAACGCTTGTTCCTGCAGATGTTTTAGCAACAGCAATCAGCAAAACAATATTTGCTGCCGGAAACGATGATTTACGTCCGGTGATGTCAGGTGTATTCTTTCAGTTTTCGCCACAAGGATTGACTTTTGTTGCTACTGATGCACACAAATTAGTGAAATATGCACGTACAGATGTTGTGGCTTCTCAAGTGGCTGACTTTATTATGCCAAAGAAACCTTTGACTATCTTAAAAAATATTCTTGCTACTTCAGATGCTGAAGTAAAAATTGAATACAACGATTCGAATGCTACGTTCTCTTTTGACAACTACATTTTAATGTGCCGTTTGATTGATGGAAAATATCCAAATTATGAAGCGGTAATCCCAAAAGAAAACCCTAATAAATTGATGATTGACCGTTCTCAATTTTTGAGCTCTGTTCGTCGTGTTGCTATTTTCTCTAACAAAACTACACACCAAATTCGTTTGAAAATCGCTGGTGCTGAATTGAATGTTTCTGCTGAAGATATTGATTATTCAAATAAAGCGGAAGAAAGATTGACTTGTGATTATCAAGGTGATGATATGCAAATAGGATACAACTCTCGTTTTCTTACGGAGATGTTGACTAATTTGCAATCTGATATGATTATGCTTGAAATGTCTCTACCAAACAGAGCTGGAATTCTGACTCCTGTTGATGGATTAGAAGAAGGTGAAACGGTAACGATGCTTGTGATGCCAGTAATGCTAAATAGCTAA
- a CDS encoding MutS-related protein, translated as MEIYKAKKENYLVQLNTINKKYNSISFFRLISIVLFLISTYYYLKTSEIVLIVLSVLLFGLFVFLMRFHSKLSFQKQMFNSLIEINENEISYLERKKIPFGNGQEFNDFHHPYAYDLDIFGEHSLFQNLNRTATFIGKKTLAKQLLTLLPNEDILKNHDAIKELKEKLDWRQQFLAFAKISQDTQSSYETLLKWSTFESTPLSKVTVLISYLSPLFFLGVFIGYLVTSNSVFISYLSYLFVFNLAVMGKFYKRIAIEIANAENVDKIINQYSLLVGKIENETFHSKKLVDLQQKLTFKKENASVHLKQLAALFSKMDSIGNFVTALLFNGTFLFNLHVLKALIQWKKDHAEALEDWLEVIGEFEMLNSLANLSYNNPEFTFPVINSNFEIDFSNLSHPLLNEKTRVGNEVSFHPESFMILTGSNMSGKSTFLRSLGINMVLTGMGSPVCASSANVHPLPVLVSMRLSDSLSDSESYFFAEIKRLKQIMDELEVRPAFVLLDEILRGTNSDDKRNGTIEVVKKVIAKKAIGAIATHDIEVCLTTNDYPNILTNKCFEVEIQNDELHFDYKLRDGICKNRSATFLMKKMGVI; from the coding sequence ATGGAGATTTACAAAGCAAAAAAAGAAAATTATTTAGTTCAATTAAATACAATCAACAAAAAGTACAATAGCATTAGCTTCTTTAGGCTAATTTCTATTGTACTTTTTTTAATATCAACCTATTATTACCTAAAAACAAGCGAAATTGTTTTGATTGTTTTGTCAGTATTGCTTTTTGGATTATTTGTTTTTTTAATGCGTTTTCATTCAAAATTATCTTTTCAAAAACAAATGTTTAATTCACTGATTGAAATTAATGAAAATGAAATATCTTATTTAGAAAGGAAAAAAATCCCTTTTGGAAACGGACAGGAATTTAATGATTTCCATCATCCTTATGCTTATGATTTAGATATTTTTGGAGAACATTCTTTATTTCAAAATCTAAATAGAACAGCGACATTCATTGGAAAAAAGACATTGGCAAAACAACTTTTAACACTTTTGCCAAATGAAGATATCTTAAAAAATCATGATGCCATTAAAGAATTAAAGGAGAAATTAGATTGGCGTCAGCAGTTCTTGGCTTTCGCCAAAATAAGTCAGGATACACAATCGAGTTATGAAACTTTGTTGAAATGGAGCACCTTTGAAAGTACGCCTTTGTCTAAAGTAACTGTGTTGATTTCGTATCTTTCACCGCTTTTTTTTCTGGGTGTTTTTATTGGTTATTTAGTGACCTCAAATTCTGTTTTTATATCCTATTTGTCTTATTTATTTGTTTTTAATTTAGCCGTAATGGGTAAGTTTTATAAACGTATTGCAATTGAAATTGCGAATGCAGAGAACGTTGATAAAATCATCAATCAATATAGTTTACTGGTTGGGAAAATCGAAAATGAAACTTTTCATTCTAAAAAACTAGTTGATTTGCAACAAAAACTGACCTTTAAAAAAGAAAATGCCAGCGTTCATTTGAAACAATTGGCTGCTTTATTTTCAAAAATGGACAGTATTGGAAATTTTGTGACGGCATTATTATTCAATGGAACTTTTCTCTTTAACCTGCATGTCTTAAAAGCGTTAATACAATGGAAAAAAGATCATGCCGAAGCACTGGAAGATTGGCTGGAAGTGATTGGTGAATTCGAAATGCTGAATAGTTTGGCAAATCTATCTTATAATAACCCAGAATTTACTTTTCCAGTGATAAATAGCAACTTCGAAATTGATTTTTCTAATTTAAGTCATCCCTTGCTAAATGAAAAAACTAGAGTAGGGAATGAGGTCAGTTTTCACCCCGAATCCTTTATGATTTTGACAGGTTCAAATATGTCTGGTAAAAGCACTTTTCTTCGCAGTTTGGGAATTAATATGGTATTGACAGGAATGGGTTCGCCAGTTTGTGCCAGCAGCGCCAATGTGCATCCTTTGCCGGTTTTAGTTTCGATGCGATTATCTGATTCCTTATCGGATAGTGAATCGTATTTCTTTGCCGAGATAAAGCGTTTGAAACAAATTATGGACGAATTGGAAGTCAGACCTGCTTTTGTTTTATTGGACGAAATATTACGAGGAACCAATTCCGATGATAAACGAAATGGAACCATAGAAGTAGTCAAAAAAGTAATTGCTAAAAAAGCTATTGGAGCCATTGCAACGCATGATATAGAAGTTTGTCTGACCACAAATGATTATCCAAACATCTTGACCAATAAATGCTTTGAAGTCGAAATCCAAAATGATGAATTACATTTTGATTATAAACTTCGGGATGGAATTTGTAAAAATAGAAGCGCCACTTTCCTGATGAAAAAAATGGGGGTGATTTGA
- a CDS encoding universal stress protein: MKRILFPTDFSEVANNAFVHALEFAKIVQGELILLHSFELPVFDNQFFPENYAVIYDSLELSQFDMFKEEIPKLRAIAEKRHLDKIKISHRLMDGDLLFNIKKAIKEDKIDFVIMGTSGATGWESFFLGTNTGSAIANIDVPMLCVPLEAKFKKIETIGFTTRFRPKDKKALKTVLDIAKKTNAKVKCLYVKTNESDVSKETIEKWETEFIQEPIEFFVINSDEVKETILDFIMYKEIDVLTMLTYKRGFFEGLFKPSFTKKMAANFDIPILAIHID, translated from the coding sequence ATGAAAAGAATTCTTTTCCCAACCGACTTTTCTGAAGTGGCCAATAATGCTTTTGTGCATGCTTTAGAATTTGCAAAAATAGTTCAGGGCGAACTCATTTTATTACATTCATTTGAATTGCCTGTATTTGATAATCAGTTCTTTCCCGAAAACTATGCTGTCATTTATGATTCACTTGAATTATCCCAATTTGATATGTTTAAAGAGGAAATTCCAAAGCTTCGTGCAATTGCAGAAAAACGTCATCTAGACAAAATAAAAATATCTCATCGGCTTATGGATGGTGATTTGCTGTTTAATATTAAAAAAGCCATTAAAGAAGATAAAATTGATTTTGTAATAATGGGTACTTCCGGTGCCACTGGCTGGGAATCCTTTTTCTTGGGTACAAATACTGGTTCTGCAATAGCAAATATTGATGTTCCTATGTTGTGCGTGCCATTAGAAGCAAAATTCAAAAAAATTGAAACTATTGGATTTACGACTCGCTTTAGACCTAAAGATAAAAAAGCGCTAAAAACAGTTTTGGATATTGCTAAAAAAACCAACGCTAAAGTAAAATGTCTTTACGTGAAAACAAATGAATCTGATGTCTCTAAAGAAACAATTGAGAAATGGGAAACAGAATTCATTCAAGAACCCATTGAGTTCTTTGTTATTAACAGTGATGAAGTGAAGGAAACCATACTAGATTTTATCATGTACAAAGAGATCGATGTTTTGACAATGCTAACCTATAAACGAGGTTTTTTTGAAGGACTTTTCAAACCTAGTTTCACTAAAAAAATGGCGGCAAATTTTGATATTCCAATTTTGGCCATTCATATCGATTGA
- a CDS encoding universal stress protein — MKKILFPIDFSEASINAFIYALKLADSIKGEIITLHIYDLPQVDYITVTASLNEIYDIAELGNFENYKDEIPLLRNIAEQNNLGHVKMSNVLDHGNLVDKVLKMINSERIDYVVMGTKGATGLKETFLGTATTKVMNDSKAIVFAIPEHCKYHPIAKILFLTKYNFEDIKTVKKVIEFAKVFGAHIDCLHVKPSHATDNDVFMEEWKKITQDHDSSLHTIRKDDVEGVILDFIELHKINMITMHVYHKNFFEKLFQISLSKKLAFHVNIPLLAIPE, encoded by the coding sequence ATGAAAAAAATTCTATTTCCAATTGACTTTTCGGAGGCATCTATTAATGCATTCATTTATGCTTTAAAATTAGCGGATAGTATAAAGGGGGAGATCATTACTTTGCATATTTATGATTTACCCCAAGTAGATTATATTACTGTAACAGCCAGTTTGAATGAAATTTATGATATTGCGGAGCTAGGAAATTTCGAGAATTATAAAGATGAAATTCCTCTTTTACGTAACATTGCCGAGCAAAATAATCTCGGGCATGTTAAAATGAGCAATGTTTTAGATCATGGTAATTTGGTCGATAAAGTCCTTAAAATGATCAATTCAGAAAGGATTGATTATGTAGTTATGGGGACAAAAGGAGCAACGGGTTTAAAAGAAACTTTTTTAGGCACGGCAACAACCAAGGTGATGAATGACAGTAAAGCTATTGTGTTTGCCATTCCTGAACATTGTAAATACCATCCAATTGCAAAAATACTTTTTCTGACGAAATACAATTTTGAAGATATCAAAACAGTAAAAAAAGTAATTGAATTTGCCAAAGTATTTGGTGCGCATATTGATTGCCTGCATGTAAAACCATCTCATGCAACTGATAACGATGTTTTTATGGAAGAATGGAAAAAAATAACCCAAGATCACGATAGCAGTTTGCATACTATTAGAAAGGATGATGTTGAAGGTGTTATTTTAGATTTTATTGAATTGCATAAAATTAATATGATTACCATGCATGTGTATCATAAGAATTTCTTCGAAAAATTATTCCAAATCAGTCTTTCAAAAAAATTAGCTTTTCATGTCAACATACCTCTTCTCGCGATTCCTGAATGA
- the mnmE gene encoding tRNA uridine-5-carboxymethylaminomethyl(34) synthesis GTPase MnmE, translating to MIPHDSIVALATPSGAGAIAIIRISGEDAITIGNTVFRSIKNKDLTTQKTHTLHLGHIIDDTKALDEVLVSIFKGPNSYTGENTIEISCHGSTYIQQQIIQLLLRKGCRMADPGEFTLRAFLNGKLDLSQAEAVADLISSDNEASHQIAMQQMRGGFSNEIAKLREELLNFASLIELELDFAEEDVEFADRTQFHELLNRIEFVLKRLIDSFAVGNVIKNGIPVAIVGEPNVGKSTLLNALLNEERAIVSEIAGTTRDTIEDELVIGGIGFRFIDTAGIRETEDIVESIGIRKTFEKIEQAQVVLYLFESLKFKVQSSEYIVEIEKIKNQFPLKPLVVIINKIELLSDLEIAEIKNKLQPLNVILEMISAKQNIGIEDLKNQLLSFVNTGALRNNETIITNTRHYDSLLKALDEITKVKFGLETNLSSDLMALDIKEALYHFGMITGQVTNDELLGNIFANFCIGK from the coding sequence ATGATACCTCACGATTCCATAGTAGCATTAGCCACCCCTTCGGGAGCGGGAGCAATCGCTATAATTAGGATTTCAGGCGAAGATGCAATTACCATTGGTAATACCGTTTTTCGTTCTATTAAAAACAAAGATTTAACTACCCAAAAAACACATACTTTACATTTAGGTCACATTATCGATGATACCAAAGCCTTAGATGAAGTATTGGTTTCTATATTTAAAGGACCAAATTCTTATACGGGCGAAAATACAATCGAAATTTCTTGCCACGGTTCTACTTACATTCAGCAGCAAATTATTCAGTTATTGCTACGAAAAGGCTGTCGAATGGCTGATCCAGGGGAGTTTACTCTCCGAGCCTTCCTAAACGGAAAATTAGATTTATCACAAGCCGAAGCTGTTGCCGATTTAATTTCATCGGATAATGAAGCGTCACACCAAATTGCGATGCAACAAATGCGTGGTGGCTTCTCGAATGAAATAGCGAAATTGAGGGAAGAGCTATTGAATTTTGCTTCGCTTATTGAACTCGAATTAGACTTTGCTGAAGAAGATGTGGAATTTGCCGACAGAACGCAATTTCATGAATTATTAAACCGAATTGAATTTGTCTTGAAAAGATTAATCGATTCATTTGCCGTTGGAAATGTCATCAAAAACGGAATTCCAGTTGCGATTGTGGGTGAACCCAATGTGGGGAAATCAACGCTTTTGAATGCTTTACTAAATGAAGAACGAGCAATAGTTTCTGAAATTGCTGGAACAACACGTGATACAATTGAAGACGAATTAGTAATTGGCGGTATTGGATTCCGATTCATAGATACCGCAGGAATTCGCGAAACCGAAGATATTGTTGAAAGTATTGGTATCCGTAAGACTTTCGAAAAAATTGAACAAGCTCAGGTTGTTCTTTATTTATTTGAAAGTTTAAAGTTTAAAGTTCAAAGTTCAGAATATATAGTCGAAATTGAGAAGATTAAAAATCAATTTCCACTAAAACCATTGGTAGTGATTATCAATAAAATAGAATTATTATCTGATTTGGAGATTGCCGAAATCAAAAATAAGCTCCAGCCGCTGAATGTGATTCTTGAAATGATTTCTGCTAAACAAAACATTGGTATCGAGGATTTGAAAAATCAATTGTTATCATTCGTCAATACTGGCGCTCTTCGCAACAATGAGACAATAATAACCAATACAAGGCATTACGATTCTTTACTAAAAGCTTTAGATGAAATAACGAAAGTGAAATTTGGACTTGAAACCAACTTATCCAGCGACTTAATGGCATTGGATATTAAAGAAGCTTTGTATCATTTTGGGATGATTACCGGACAGGTTACTAATGATGAATTATTGGGTAATATTTTTGCTAATTTCTGTATCGGAAAGTAA